The Enterobacter asburiae sequence CTTCAGCGCCGTGGCGGAAAAGGCCGAGGTGTATTTTTCGAACATAGCGCGCTTGTCGAGCAGAATACGCATAAACAGCGCCGCGCCGACGGTGTTGGTCACCATCATCGGGGCGGCAATACTGCTGACCAGGTGCAGCGCATCCTCGAACGGACGCGCAATCAGCAGAATGATCGCCATCTGCGCCATTTCGGCCACAAAGGTAATGGCCCCGGCGGTAAGCGGGCTAAAGACTTTATCCGGGCGACCGCGCTTAATCATATAGCTGTGCACCAGGCCACCGAGCAGCCCCTCGACGATCGTGGAGATCATGCAGCTGAGCGCTGTCATCCCACCCATGGAATAGCGATGCAGTCCGCCGGTCAGCCCCACAAGGCCACCGACGACCGGGCCGCCCAGCAGCCCGCCCATCACCGCGCCGATGGCGCGCGTATTGGCAATAGAGTCTTCGATATGGAGACCAAAATAGGTCCCCATGATGCAAAAAATAGAGAAGGTGACATAGCAGAGCAGCTTGTGGGGCAGGCGTACGGTAACCTGCATCAGCGGGATGAAAAGACGCGTTTTGCTCATCAGCCAGGCAATGACCAGAAACACGCACATCTGCTGAAGCAACAGCAGCACCAGGTTAAACTCGTACATACTCAAAACCGCACACGCTAAAAAACGCGTAACATACACGGATGCGGATGAACTTTCTTTGAAGCATCCCAAAAAAGCGTAAAATCGTGTCCGTTATCACACCTTTTTCTGCATATCGCGCATGCTTCGCATTATTTGCCTAAAAATTAACCACCCCTTCCTGGTTCGGCAAAGTGGGTCTACAGTTAAGCTGGGGACGCGTAAGCCAGGGGGCAAATATGGCGCTTTACACAATCGGTGAAGTGGCACTCCTTTGTGATATCAATCCCGTTACCCTACGGGCGTGGCAGCGACGGTATGGATTGCTCAAACCGCAGAGAACGGACGGTGGTCATCGTCTTTTCAACGATGCCGATATCGACCGGATCCGCGAAATCAAAAGCTGGATCGACAACGGGGTGCAGGTCGGCAAAGTGAAGTCCCTGCTGAGCCACGACGACCCGGACACACAACATCTCTGGCGTGAACAGCAGGAAACCCTGCTGCGACTCCTGCAGGCCGGTAACCTGCAGCGCCTGCGCGCCTGGATCAAAGAGCAGGGGCGCGATTATCCGGCGAAAACGCTTATCACCCATCTTTTCATTCCGCTCCGTCGACGCCTGCAGTGCCAGCAGTCTACCCTGCAGGCGCTGCTCAGCATGCTTGACGGGGTGCTGATTAACTATATTGCCGTCTGTCTTGCCTCGGCGAAGAACAAGGCCGGAAAAGATGCGCTGGTGGTCGGCTGGAACGTGCACGATACCACCCGTCTGTGGCTGGAAGCGTGGATCGCCACCCAAAAGGGCTGGCGCGTGGATGTCCTTGCGCACTCGCTGGGGCAGCTCAAACCCGAGTTTTTCGACGGCCAGACCCTGCTGGTCTGGTGCGGCGAAGTGCCGTCCGCCTCGCAGCAACAGCTGCTGACGGAATGGCGTGAGCACGGTTATCCGGTTTATTCCCTGGGCCCGGATGAACCATAACGGCATTTAATGGTTCATTAACAGCTGCGCTTCACCGTATAATTGTTCCGTTAACAACAGGAGCACATGATGAAGGCAACCAAACTCGCCATTATTACCCTTTTTGTCCTGATGGCCGTAAGCGGTATCGGCGGCGTGATGCTGGCCGGGTACTCGTTTATCGTTCGTGGCGGTGTCGGCTGAGGTACAGCGCCAGCCGCTCAAAAAGGCGATCGACGACGATGGCTGCCAGCGCGACCAGCACCGCCCCCTGCACAATATAAGCCGTATTAAACCCGCTTAAGCCGATGATGATCGGCGTTCCCAGCGTATTGGCACCTACCGTAGACGCAATGGTCGCCGTCCCTATGTTAATAATCACCGACGTGCGGATCCCGGCAATAATAACCGGTGCCGCAAGCGGCAGTTCTACCTTGCGAAGCCGCTGCCAGCGGCTCATCCCCATTCCTTCCGCCACGCTTAATACAGACGCAGGGACCGCCGCAACGCCCGCCAGCGTGCCCTGGAGAACGGGCAACACGCCGTATAAAATCAGAGCAATAATCGCGGGCTGCTGACCAAAACCCATCACCGGCACCGCTATCGCCAGCACCGCCACCGGCGGAAACGTCTGCCCAATGGCCGCAACCGTCTCCACCAGCGGACGAAACTCCCGGCCCGCAGGTCGCGTGACCGCAATGCCCGCCCCTACTCCCAGCACCACCGCGATGACGCTTGAGAGCGCCACCAGCCAGAGATGCGCCAGGGCGAGGTTGATAAAGCTCTCCTGCTGATAGACCGGCCGCGGCAGCCCGGGAAAAAGGGCGTTAAACAGCGCCGCGCTGTGGGGCATCAGAAACAGTAAGGCGACAAAGAGCGCTGCCAGCCAGAGGAGCGGATCACGCAGTGCCTTCACGCGTCACCTCCCCGGCCAGCAGATCGCGAAAATGCAGGCTTCCGCACGGCGCGCCCCGGGCATCCGCCACAGGCAGGACTTCACACCGGCGCGCGACAAACGCGGAGAGGGCGTCCCGCAGGCTCATCTGCTCCTGTAGCGGTTCGCCGCTCACCGCTGTCTCCTCGGGACGCATATAGTCACCAACCGTCCGCAGTGAGAGCAGCCTCACGCCCAGCTCGCTGCGGCCAAAAAACTCGCGCACAAAGTCGTTCTTCGGCCAGGTTAATAGCTCAAGCGGCGCGCCCTGCTGCACCACCTCGCCGTGGTCCATCAGCACCAGATGGTCGGCCAGGCGCAGGGCTTCATCAATATCGTGCGTCACGAGGACGATGGTTCGACCGAGAATGCGGTGAATGCGGGTCATCTCCGCCTGCAGCGCCCCGCGCGTAACCGGATCCAGCGCGCCGAAGGGTTCATCCATCAACAGCACCTGCGGGTTGGCCGCCAGCGCGCGCGCCACGCCCACGCGCTGCTGCTGCCCACCGGAGAGCTGGTGCGGATAGCGATCGCGCAGCGCGAGCTCCAGCCCCAGCAGAGACATGAGTTCATCAACGCGGTCAGCGATTTTAGCCCGCGACCATTTCTCCAGCTGCAGCACGGTGGCGATGTTCTGCGCCACCGTCCAGTGCGGAAACAGGCCGATAGACTGAATGGCATAGCCCATCCGGCGGCGCAGCTCCAGCACCGGCAGGCTGCGGATCTCTTCTCCGGCAAAGCGGATCAGGCCGCTGTCGTGCTCAACCAGCCGGTTGATCATCTTCAGCGTGGTGGATTTTCCCGAACCCGATGTGCCAATCAGCACGGAAAACGCGCCCTCGGCAAAGTTCAGGTTCAGGTGGCTCGCCGCCGGGCGACCGGCAAAGGTTTTACTGACATCATGAAATTCAATCATTGGCTCTTCTCCTGAGCAGCGCGAGCCATAAGGCAAACAGCGCGTCGACGACAACCGCCAGCGCAATGGTGGGAACCACGCCCAATAACACCAGATCGAGGGCGCTGCTCAGCAGCCCCTGGAATACCAGCGCGCCAAAGCCGCCCGCACCAATCAGCGCGGCAATCACTGCCATGCCGACGGTCTGGACCGCCACCACCCGCAGGCTGCGCAGCAGCAGGGGCAGCGCCAGCGGAAGCTGAATCCTCCAGAAACACTGTCGCGCGCTCATGCCCATCGCATGGGCGCTTTCCAGCACATCCGGCGCGACCTGGCTTAATCCCGCGACCACGCCGCGCACCAGCGGCAGCAGCGCATACAGCACCAGCGCGATGAGCGCGGGCGTTAACCCCGTTCCGGCTATGCCGAGCGTTCCCAGCGCCGGGAATGACTTCACCAGTCCGGCCAGCGGGGCAATCAGCAGGCCAAACAGCGCAACGGAGGGAATCGTCTGGATGACATTGAGCACGGCAAAGACCCCACCCTGGCGTGAAGGATGACGATAACACCACATGCCGAGCGGTATCCCAAGCAGCAGAGCCGGGATCAGCGTGCCAAAAAGAATTGTCAGATGTTGCGCCAGGGCATCATCAAACACCTCCTGACGGTTGGCGTACTCTTTTAACAGCGAGAGATTATTTAGTTCCCCGCTGAACAGCAGGAACAATGGAATGCACCATATCTGCGCGTTGAGCACCCAGCGCCAGACGGCGCTGGAGATGAGTCGACGAATGGCATCGCTACTGGCCAGCAGACACAGCGCCAGCCACAGCCAGAGGCCGCTACCCACCGTGGTTCTCGCCAGCGGACTTTCCGCCGACGCCATATGCGTCGCTGCCTGCCCGGCGCCCCAGAACAGGACGATAAACAGCCCTTCAGCGAGGAGCAGCGTCAGCCACTGCGCCGTGCGCCCTTGCCAGAGCGACAGTGCAACCCACGCGCCCAGCGCCGCCGCCAGCCACCACGGCGTGAACGCCCACACTTCCCAGATATAGCGCCCTTCCCCCGACATCAGGCGGTTAGGCGCGACGTTCACAAACGGTAACGCGACCGCCGCGATGGCCACGCAGGCCAACAGCAGCAGTACGCGGTTATGACATTTTATTGGCACAGCCCTTTCCCGTTACTTCACAAGCCCTTGTTGTTTCAGGAAGTCGGCGGCCACTTTTTTGGCATCCAGTCCCTCGACGGCAATGCTGGCATTCAGCTGCTGCAGCGTTTTTTCATCCAGCTTTTCGAAGACCGGTTTGAGCCAGTCGGCAATCTCCGGATAGGCTTTCAGCACCGCCTCACGCACTACCGGGGTCGGGGCGTAAATTGGCTGTACGCCTTTAGGATCGGTCAGGGTTTGCAGGCCGAGCGCCGCTACCGGGCCGTCGGTGCCGTAGGCCATCGCCGCGTTAACGCCAGAGGTTTGCTGCGCCGCCGCTTTGATGGTTACCGCGGTATCCCCGCCCGCGAGCGAAAGCAGTTGCGCCTGGTCGAGCTTGAAGTCGTACGCTTTTTCGAACGCGGGTAGCGCGTCAGGACGCTCGATAAACTCCGCGGAGGCCGCAAGCTTAAAATCGCCCTTCTCTTTCAGATAGCGGCTGAGATCCGCAAGCGTAGTCAACTTACCTTTCTCCGCCACGTCCTTACGCACGGCGATAGTCCAGGTATTGTTGGCCGGGGCCGGGGTTAACCAGACCAGCTTGTTCTGCTCTGCGTCGAGTTTTTTGACTTTTTCATAGCCAGCTTTGGCATTTTTCCATGCCGGATCGTTTTCGTCTTTGAAGAAGAACGCGCCGTTGCCGGTGTATTCAGGGTAGATATCCAGCTCGCCGGAGGTAATCGCGCCGCGCACAACGGGCGTGGTGCCCAGCTGAACTTTATTGACGGTTTTCACGCCGTGGCTTTCCAGCACCTGGAGAATAATATTCCCGAGCAGCGCGCCCTCGGTATCGATCTTTGAGCCCACTTTTACCGGCTCCGCCGCCTGTAGCGGCAGGCTTAGCGCTGCGAGTAGCACCGCAGAAGCTACCATCCCCGTTTTAATCGTCATTCCGCTGTCCTCATTTTTTTATCGCCTTTTTCAGAGGCTTGAGAGAAAAGCGTAGCTTAAAACGGCGGATTTACCCGGCAAAATGCCTTTTTAGCATAAGGTAAGACGCATCCCCCGGAAGTCGGGGGATGCAAAGGGAAGGAAAGGTTACAGCAGCTCGAACTCGCCTTTATTCACGCGGGCGGAATCCACCCCGATAAAGACGTTAAACTTGCCCGGTTCCGCATCATATTTCATCTGCTGGTTCCAGAACTTCAGCGCGTCCACGTCAATCGGGAAGCTGATGGTTTTGGTTTCGCCAGGTTTAAGATCAACCTTTTCGAAACCGCGCAGCTGCTTCACAGGACGGCTCATCGACGCAGTCACATCCTGCACGTACATCTGAATCACCGTTGCCCCTTCGCGCTTGCCGGTGTTGGTCACCTCAACGCTGGCGGTAACTTTGCCGTCACGCTTCAGGGTTGGCACCGACATTTTCACGTCAGAGACCTTAAAGGTGGTGTAGCTCAGGCCGTAACCAAACGGATAGAGCGGGCCGTTAGCTTCGTCGAAGTAACGAGACGTGTACTTGTTCGGCTTGTCGGCGTTGTACGGGCGACCGGTGTTCAGGTGGCTGTAGTAGACCGGGATCTGCCCGACGGAGCGCGGGAAGGACATAGGCAGCTTGCCAGACGGGTTGTAATCACCAAACAGCACGTCGGCGATGGCGTTACCGCCTTCGGTACCGGCGAACCAGGTTTCCAGAATGGCGTCAGCCTGCTGGTCCTCTTTCACCAGCGCCAGCGGACGGCCGTTCATCAGCACCAGCACCAGCGGTTTGCCGGTGGCCTTAAGGGCGGCGATCAGATCGCGCTGGCTCTGCGGGATGGTGATGTCGGTGCGGCTGGAGGCCTCATGCGCCATACCCTGCGCTTCCCCCACGACCGCGACAACCACATCGGACTGCTTCGCGGTGTTGACCGCTTCGTCAATCATCTCCTTCGGCGTACGCGGATCGACCTTAACCGCTTCCTCGTACTGGTTAAGGAACGTGACGATGTCTTTATCGTCGGTGACGTTCGCCCCTTTGGCGTACACCACTTTGGCGTTTTCACCGACGGCGTTCTTGATGCCGGTCAGGACGGTGACGGACTGATCGGCCACGCCCGCAGCAGACCAGCTGCCCATCACGTCGCGCTTGCTGTCAGCCAGCGGGCCGACCACAGCAATGGTGCCAGATTTTTTCAGCGGCAGCGTATCGAGGCGGTTCTTCAGCAGCACCAGACTTTCGCGCGCCACTTCACGTGCTTCTTTACGGTGCAGGCGGCTTTCGGCGTTGGTATCAGCCGGGTCAGAATCTTTCGGGCCCAGATGGCTGTACGGATCGTTAAACAGCCCCATGTCGTATTTCACGTTCAGCACGTGGCGCGCGGCATCGTCCAGCTCCGCCATCGTTACCTTGCCGCTCTTCACCAGCCCCGGCAGGTATTTGCTGTAGTACTCATCGCTCATGCTCATGTTAATGCCGGACTTGAGCGCCACGCGCACCGCGTCTTCCGGGTCGGACGCCGTACCGTGTTTGATCAGCTCTTTAATCGCGCCGTGGTCGGAAACGGTGATGCCCTTAAAGCCCCACTGGTCGCGCAGGACGTCTTTCAGCAGCCAGGAATCGGAGGTCGCTGGCGTGCCGTTTAGCGAGTTCAGCGCCACCATCACCGCGCCGCTGCCCGCGTCCAGACCTGCCTTGTACGGCGGCATGTAGTCGTTAAACAGGCGCTGCGGGCTCATGTCGACGGTGTTGTACTCTTTACCGCCCTCGACGGCGCCGTAGGCCGCGAAGTGTTTGACGCTGGTCATCACCGAGTAGCGGTCCGCCGGGCTTTTGCCCTGCATCGCTTCCACCATGGTTTTGCCCATCGTGGCCGTTAAAAAGGTATCTTCACCGAAGCCTTCCGAGGCGCGGCCCCAGCGCGGATCGCGCGAGACGTCCACCATCGGCGCCCAGGTCATGTTCAGGCCGTCGTCCGCCGCTTCATAGGCAGACACGCGCCCGACGGTTTTCACCGCGTCGAGGTTAAAGGAGGAGGCCAGGCCGAGGCTGATGGGGAAGACGGTACGCTGGCCGTGCACCACGTCATAGGCGAAGAACAGAGGGATTTTCAGGCGGCTGAGTTCCATCACCTGATCCTGCATTTTACGGATATCCTGACGGGTGACGGTGTTAAAAATCGCGCCCACCTGGTTCTCTTTGATCATCTCGCGGATGGCCTCTTTCGGGTTATCCGGGCCGACGCTGATCAGACGCAACTGGCCGATTTTTTCATCGACCGTCATCTTCTTAAGCAACTCCGTGACAAACGCGTCGCGGGCTTCAGGCGTGAGCGGGTGATTACCAAACAAATCCTCTGCCAGCGCAGGTTGCAGCGCCAGGCTGACGGCAACACCTACAGAACATAGCCATTTCATGTTGTTATTCTCTCTCATCAATAACCGTGGGAAGCACCCGGCCAGACCGTGCGAAAAGCGCAGTGTGCCACAAACCCTCTGAACGTTGCAGGGTTATTCTCTGATTTTTCTCGTGAATACTCGACCGTTGAACAGTTAATCGCGCTATGCTTTACAGCGAGAAATTTGCCCCACCACAAGGAGTGGAAGATGACTTCTGTTCGAACTGACGATAACAAGACTTTTATTAACGAACTGTCGCGCCTGGTTGGCTCCTCTCACCTGCTTACTGACCCGGCCAAAACCGCCCGCTACCGTAAGGGTTTCCGCTCCGGTCAGGGCGAGGCGCTGGCGGTGGTCTTCCCCGGCACGCTGCTGGAGCTGTGGCGCGTGCTGAGCGCCTGCGTTGCCGCCGACAAGATTATTTTAATGCAGGCGGCCAATACCGGCCTGACCGAAGGCTCTACGCCGAACGGCAACGATTACGATCGCGATATCGTGATTATCAGTACCCTGCGCCTCGACAAGCTGCACCTGCTGGACAAAGGCGAGCAGGTGCTCGCGTTCCCCGGCACCACGCTCTACTCCCTCGAAAAAGCGCTTAAGCCGCTGGGACGCGAACCGCACTCGGTGATCGGATCCTCCTGCATTGGCGCCTCGGTGGTGGGCGGGATCTGCAATAACTCCGGCGGCTCGCTGGTACAGCGCGGCCCGGCCTACACCGAAATGTCGCTGTTTGCCCGTATCGACGAAAACGGCAAGCTGACGCTGGTGAACCACTTGGGCATCGATCTGGGCGTAACGCCGGAACAGATCCTCAGCAAGCTCGACGACGACCGTGTGAGGGACGAAGACGTACAGCACGACGGTCGCCACGCGCACGATCACGATTACGTCACCCGCGTGCGCGATATCGAAGCCGACACCCCGGCGCGCTATAACGCCGACCCGGATCGCCTGTTTGAATCCTCCGGCTGCGCGGGCAAGCTGGCCGTTTTTGCCGTACGCCTTGATACCTTCCCGGCGGAGAAAAAGCAGCAGGTGTTTTACATCGGCACCAATCAGCCTGAGGTTCTGACGGAGATCCGCCGTCATATTCTCGGTGAATTCACCCACCTTCCCGTGGCGGGCGAGTATATGCACCGGGACATTTACGACATCGCGGAGCGCTACGGGAAAGACACCTTCCTGATGATCGACAAGCTCGGCACCGACAAAATGCCGTTCTTCTTCACCATGAAGGGCCGCACCGACGCGATGCTGGAGAAGGTGTCGCTGTTCAAGCCCCACTTTACCGACCGCTTTATGCAGAAGCTGGGGAACGTTTTCCCTGCGCATCTGCCGGAGCGAATGAAAACCTGGCGTGATAAGTACGAACATCATCTGCTGCTGAAAATGGCCGGGGACGGGATTGCCGAAGCGCAGAGCTGGCTCACCGAGTTCTTCAAAACCGCCGAGGGGGATTTCTTCGCCTGTACGCCGGAAGAAGGCAGCAAAGCCTTCCTGCACCGTTTCGCCGCCGCGGGTGCCGCCATCCGTTACCAGGCGGTACATTCCGAAGAGGTGGAAGATATTCTGGCGCTGGATATCGCCCTGCGACGAAACGACACCGAATGGTTTGAGCACCTGCCGCCGGAAATTGACAGCAAGCTGGTGCACAAGCTCTATTACGGCCACTTTATGTGCTACGTTTTCCATCAGGATTACATCGTCAAAAAAGGGGTCGATGCACACGAACTGAAGGAGCAGATGCTCGCCCTGCTGCGCGAGCGCGGCGCACAATATCCTGCGGAACACAACGTTGGTCATCTTTATAAAGCCCCTGACGCACTTAAGCAGTTTTATCGCGAGAATGACCCTACAAACAGTATGAACCCCGGCATAGGGAAAACAACGCGGAAGAAATACTGGCAAGAAAGTGCAGATGCGGAGCAGCACATAACGCAAGCGTCTGATTAAACCCTACAGCCAAATTTGAGAGATTGTTTCGCGCGCCGTAATCGTAATAGAGTAGCGTTCAGTCGCCGGAGAAACCTTTCTCCGGCATTCGATAACGAGGAGCGGGCACGTCATGTCGGCTGTTGATGTTTTATCCGAAACCGAACTGGAAGTGCGCGACGCCCTTCCCGATGATGTGCATGCCATCGCAGCCATTTACGCCTGGCATGTGCTTCACGGACGCGCGTCGTTCGAAGAAGTTCCCCCCACCATAGACGAAATGCGTCAGCGCATGAAAAGCGTGGCCGAGAACGGTTTACCGTGGCTTGTCGGGCTGTACCGCGGGATCGTGGTGGGCTACTGCTACGCCGCCCCTTATCGACCGCGACACGCCTATCGCTATACCCTGGAAGAGTCGATTTACGTGGACGCCAGCATGACCGGACGCGGTTTTGGCACCGCCTTAATGAGCGCGCTAATCGCACGCTGCGAGCAAGGCCCGTGGCGGCAGATGATTGCCGTTGTGGGAGATGGCAATAATAATGCCGGATCGCTGCGGCTGCATAAAAAACACGGCTTCGAGATTGTCGGTCAGCTGCGCAGCGTGGGGTATAAGAAAGGCGACTGGCGGGATACGGTGATAATGCAGCGCCCGCTCAACGACGGTGACTGGACGCTGCCGGAATAAAAGCAGTGCGGTCTGGTGCCCTCACCCCGGCCCTCTCCCACAGGGAGAGGGAGAAAACATAAAAAACGGTAACATGCGTTACCGTTTTGCTTTTACCTAATCGTTCTGCGCCGTCGCCATCTGCTCCGCTTTCTGCTTTTTATACGTCAATGCCGCAGCCGGAACGGGCTGCACTTTCCCGGTCTCAATCCAGGTACGCAGGCGGCTCGCATCCGCAAAGTGGGTATATTTCCCGAAGGCATCCATCACCACCAGCGCCACCGGCTTACCGTTAAAAACCGTGCGCATTACCAGACAGTGTCCTGCCGCGTTGGTAAAGCCCGTTTTCGTTAGCTGAATGTTCCAGTTATCCCGGTACACCAGATGGTTAGTATTGCGGAACGGCAGCGTGTAGGACGGGTTCGCAAAGGTCGCCATCTCTTCACGGGTGGTACTGAGCTGACCAATCAGCGGATATTGTTTGCTGGCAATCAGCAGTTTCGTCAGATCGCGGGCCGTGGAGACGTTGTTAATCGACAGCCCCGTCGGTTCAACAAAATGGGTATTGCTCATCCCCAGCGCTTTGGCTTTGGCGTTCATCGCGCGGATAAACGCGTCGTAACCGCCAGGATAGTGGTGCGCCAGGCTCGCCGCCGCGCGGTTTTCGGATGACATCAGCGCCAGCAGCAGCATATTTTTACGGCTGATTTCGCTGTTCAGGCGCACGCGGGAGTAGATCCCTTTCATCTCCGGCGTGTGGCTGATATCCACTTTCAGCTTTTCGTCCAGCGGCAGATGTGCATCAAGCACCACCATCGCGGTCATTAATTTGGTTATTGAGGCAATAGGGCGCACCAGGTCCGGGTGGCTGGCGTAAATCACCTTATTGGTGTTGAGATCGACAATCATCGCGCTGCCGGACGCAATTTGCGGCTGGGCAGCAGCGGCGGTCACCGCGGGCGTTTTGGCGACGGCTGGCACAGCAGCTGACGCGCCCAGCAGCAGCGCCAGGCTAAGTAAAGAGACTCGAAATTTCAGCATGGTGAGACTTCTGATAATTATTCACGCACGTAATGACGTACACCGCCTGTGTCGACGGATAAACACAGGCTGGCTTCGGCATCATAGCGGTCACCGTGCTTTGTCGCCAGCGGATAATCGTGAACAGATGCTGCATTGCTGGCATTTACGCCAGCAATGCAGTGAGCTTAGAAGAGACGGTATCCATACCCCCAAAGAATAACCGTCAGCGCCAGTAACGCCTCCAGCACCAGCACCCCGATGGCAAGCGTGGAGCCGGAGAAGCTCAGGCCCTCTTCTTTGTTGATATTGAGGAAGGTAGGAACGCCCACATACAGCAGATACCCGGTATAAAAGAGGGCAATGGTACCGATCAGCGCGCACAGCCAGACCAGTGGATAGAGCGCAACAATACCGCTTAAGAATAGCGGGGTCGCGACGTATCCGGCGAAGATCATACAGTGTGCCAGCGATGGGCGTTGCGGATAGTTACGCGCCATCCAGTGAATCACGCGTCCCATAACTGCCACCCCGGCCAGCATCAGGCCATAAAAGAGAATGGCAAGATAGAGCCCGGTAAACCAGGAAAGCTGCACCACGGTGCCGTCACCGAAGTTCCAGCCAATTTGTGTTGTGCCAATAAACGCGCATATTACCGGCACCGCGGCCATGAGCAGCACATGGTGCGTGTAATGATGCGAGACCGTTTCGTTCTCACTTTTGATGACATGCATCTCACGATCGGGATGGGAGAAAAGTCCCCAGACATGGTTCATAGCGCCCCCTTGTTGTCGGCCCGTCAGCGATACCTTAAGTATAATGCAGGCTT is a genomic window containing:
- the bglX gene encoding beta-glucosidase BglX: MKWLCSVGVAVSLALQPALAEDLFGNHPLTPEARDAFVTELLKKMTVDEKIGQLRLISVGPDNPKEAIREMIKENQVGAIFNTVTRQDIRKMQDQVMELSRLKIPLFFAYDVVHGQRTVFPISLGLASSFNLDAVKTVGRVSAYEAADDGLNMTWAPMVDVSRDPRWGRASEGFGEDTFLTATMGKTMVEAMQGKSPADRYSVMTSVKHFAAYGAVEGGKEYNTVDMSPQRLFNDYMPPYKAGLDAGSGAVMVALNSLNGTPATSDSWLLKDVLRDQWGFKGITVSDHGAIKELIKHGTASDPEDAVRVALKSGINMSMSDEYYSKYLPGLVKSGKVTMAELDDAARHVLNVKYDMGLFNDPYSHLGPKDSDPADTNAESRLHRKEAREVARESLVLLKNRLDTLPLKKSGTIAVVGPLADSKRDVMGSWSAAGVADQSVTVLTGIKNAVGENAKVVYAKGANVTDDKDIVTFLNQYEEAVKVDPRTPKEMIDEAVNTAKQSDVVVAVVGEAQGMAHEASSRTDITIPQSQRDLIAALKATGKPLVLVLMNGRPLALVKEDQQADAILETWFAGTEGGNAIADVLFGDYNPSGKLPMSFPRSVGQIPVYYSHLNTGRPYNADKPNKYTSRYFDEANGPLYPFGYGLSYTTFKVSDVKMSVPTLKRDGKVTASVEVTNTGKREGATVIQMYVQDVTASMSRPVKQLRGFEKVDLKPGETKTISFPIDVDALKFWNQQMKYDAEPGKFNVFIGVDSARVNKGEFELL
- a CDS encoding ABC transporter substrate-binding protein yields the protein MTIKTGMVASAVLLAALSLPLQAAEPVKVGSKIDTEGALLGNIILQVLESHGVKTVNKVQLGTTPVVRGAITSGELDIYPEYTGNGAFFFKDENDPAWKNAKAGYEKVKKLDAEQNKLVWLTPAPANNTWTIAVRKDVAEKGKLTTLADLSRYLKEKGDFKLAASAEFIERPDALPAFEKAYDFKLDQAQLLSLAGGDTAVTIKAAAQQTSGVNAAMAYGTDGPVAALGLQTLTDPKGVQPIYAPTPVVREAVLKAYPEIADWLKPVFEKLDEKTLQQLNASIAVEGLDAKKVAADFLKQQGLVK
- the mlrA gene encoding HTH-type transcriptional regulator MlrA produces the protein MALYTIGEVALLCDINPVTLRAWQRRYGLLKPQRTDGGHRLFNDADIDRIREIKSWIDNGVQVGKVKSLLSHDDPDTQHLWREQQETLLRLLQAGNLQRLRAWIKEQGRDYPAKTLITHLFIPLRRRLQCQQSTLQALLSMLDGVLINYIAVCLASAKNKAGKDALVVGWNVHDTTRLWLEAWIATQKGWRVDVLAHSLGQLKPEFFDGQTLLVWCGEVPSASQQQLLTEWREHGYPVYSLGPDEP
- a CDS encoding ABC transporter permease, translated to MKALRDPLLWLAALFVALLFLMPHSAALFNALFPGLPRPVYQQESFINLALAHLWLVALSSVIAVVLGVGAGIAVTRPAGREFRPLVETVAAIGQTFPPVAVLAIAVPVMGFGQQPAIIALILYGVLPVLQGTLAGVAAVPASVLSVAEGMGMSRWQRLRKVELPLAAPVIIAGIRTSVIINIGTATIASTVGANTLGTPIIIGLSGFNTAYIVQGAVLVALAAIVVDRLFERLALYLSRHRHER
- a CDS encoding N-acetyltransferase gives rise to the protein MSAVDVLSETELEVRDALPDDVHAIAAIYAWHVLHGRASFEEVPPTIDEMRQRMKSVAENGLPWLVGLYRGIVVGYCYAAPYRPRHAYRYTLEESIYVDASMTGRGFGTALMSALIARCEQGPWRQMIAVVGDGNNNAGSLRLHKKHGFEIVGQLRSVGYKKGDWRDTVIMQRPLNDGDWTLPE
- a CDS encoding ABC transporter ATP-binding protein, with the protein product MIEFHDVSKTFAGRPAASHLNLNFAEGAFSVLIGTSGSGKSTTLKMINRLVEHDSGLIRFAGEEIRSLPVLELRRRMGYAIQSIGLFPHWTVAQNIATVLQLEKWSRAKIADRVDELMSLLGLELALRDRYPHQLSGGQQQRVGVARALAANPQVLLMDEPFGALDPVTRGALQAEMTRIHRILGRTIVLVTHDIDEALRLADHLVLMDHGEVVQQGAPLELLTWPKNDFVREFFGRSELGVRLLSLRTVGDYMRPEETAVSGEPLQEQMSLRDALSAFVARRCEVLPVADARGAPCGSLHFRDLLAGEVTREGTA
- the dld gene encoding D-lactate dehydrogenase — its product is MTSVRTDDNKTFINELSRLVGSSHLLTDPAKTARYRKGFRSGQGEALAVVFPGTLLELWRVLSACVAADKIILMQAANTGLTEGSTPNGNDYDRDIVIISTLRLDKLHLLDKGEQVLAFPGTTLYSLEKALKPLGREPHSVIGSSCIGASVVGGICNNSGGSLVQRGPAYTEMSLFARIDENGKLTLVNHLGIDLGVTPEQILSKLDDDRVRDEDVQHDGRHAHDHDYVTRVRDIEADTPARYNADPDRLFESSGCAGKLAVFAVRLDTFPAEKKQQVFYIGTNQPEVLTEIRRHILGEFTHLPVAGEYMHRDIYDIAERYGKDTFLMIDKLGTDKMPFFFTMKGRTDAMLEKVSLFKPHFTDRFMQKLGNVFPAHLPERMKTWRDKYEHHLLLKMAGDGIAEAQSWLTEFFKTAEGDFFACTPEEGSKAFLHRFAAAGAAIRYQAVHSEEVEDILALDIALRRNDTEWFEHLPPEIDSKLVHKLYYGHFMCYVFHQDYIVKKGVDAHELKEQMLALLRERGAQYPAEHNVGHLYKAPDALKQFYRENDPTNSMNPGIGKTTRKKYWQESADAEQHITQASD
- a CDS encoding ABC transporter permease — translated: MPIKCHNRVLLLLACVAIAAVALPFVNVAPNRLMSGEGRYIWEVWAFTPWWLAAALGAWVALSLWQGRTAQWLTLLLAEGLFIVLFWGAGQAATHMASAESPLARTTVGSGLWLWLALCLLASSDAIRRLISSAVWRWVLNAQIWCIPLFLLFSGELNNLSLLKEYANRQEVFDDALAQHLTILFGTLIPALLLGIPLGMWCYRHPSRQGGVFAVLNVIQTIPSVALFGLLIAPLAGLVKSFPALGTLGIAGTGLTPALIALVLYALLPLVRGVVAGLSQVAPDVLESAHAMGMSARQCFWRIQLPLALPLLLRSLRVVAVQTVGMAVIAALIGAGGFGALVFQGLLSSALDLVLLGVVPTIALAVVVDALFALWLALLRRRAND
- a CDS encoding protein YohO → MKATKLAIITLFVLMAVSGIGGVMLAGYSFIVRGGVG